In one window of Limnohabitans sp. MORI2 DNA:
- the zapD gene encoding cell division protein ZapD, translating to MILYEHPFNERVRTYLRLEHLFQRFEELTSRDHPVDNHFALTTLFELVEAGGRTDLKSDVLKDLERHKQQFSALRGNPSVSETALQQLLDSIDHCFTGLNGPVGKIGQNIIDNEWLSALRNRVAIPGGTCCFDLPAYHAWQQLSPDVRRADILRWFEVFQPMKDSVNLLLSLMRDTGTTQKMMAMGGQFQQSLAQGKFQLMRVAIDPALGFIPEISGNRLMIWVRMMRQDGDGRLQHSTDDVPFEMALCV from the coding sequence GTGATTCTGTACGAACATCCCTTCAACGAACGTGTGCGCACTTACCTGCGCTTGGAACACCTGTTTCAGCGTTTTGAAGAGCTTACCTCTCGCGATCACCCCGTGGACAACCACTTTGCGCTTACCACGTTGTTCGAGTTGGTAGAAGCCGGCGGACGTACCGATTTGAAATCAGACGTTTTAAAAGACTTGGAACGTCATAAACAGCAGTTCAGTGCACTGCGCGGTAACCCATCTGTTTCCGAAACAGCACTACAACAACTGCTCGACAGCATCGATCACTGCTTCACCGGTCTGAATGGGCCCGTGGGTAAGATTGGCCAAAACATCATCGACAACGAGTGGCTCAGCGCACTTCGCAACCGTGTGGCTATTCCTGGTGGCACTTGCTGCTTTGATTTGCCTGCTTACCATGCGTGGCAACAACTCAGCCCCGATGTGCGCCGTGCAGACATCTTGCGTTGGTTCGAAGTCTTCCAACCCATGAAAGATTCAGTGAATCTGTTGCTCTCGCTCATGCGCGACACGGGCACAACGCAAAAAATGATGGCCATGGGCGGTCAATTCCAACAATCTTTGGCACAAGGCAAGTTCCAACTCATGCGTGTCGCGATTGATCCTGCGTTGGGCTTCATCCCAGAAATCAGTGGCAACCGCTTGATGATTTGGGTGCGCATGATGCGTCAAGATGGTGACGGTCGTTTGCAACACAGCACAGACGATGTGCCTTTTGAAATGGCTCTTTGCGTTTAA
- a CDS encoding ATPase, T2SS/T4P/T4SS family codes for MSQRECRIPMPTDNAVNTLDDLLQQALLQGASDVHFESGEDFFRARFRIDGILRVAATPALTLRDAVVSRIKVLARMDIAEKRLPQDGRIQYPHLGQTVDLRISSLPTVYGEKIVVRILNYSRERPGLAALGYEPDERAKLIQALGQPHGLILMTGPTGSGKTLSLYSCLELLNRHEINISTVEDPSEIHLPGANQVNINERAGLTFASALRALLRQDPDVIMVGEIRDLETAEIAIQAAQTGHLVLSTLHTNDATGTLARLRHMGIAAFNVAASVSLVTAQRLVRRLCEHCKQAMDASETEFLLSNLNDQDLRTIPAALRSQAMPHKAIGCALCDQGYKGRIGIYQVLPISHEMQALIMRDSDTHALAAQATHEGVRTLRQAGWVKVMQGLTSMEEIMALTHHD; via the coding sequence TTGTCCCAACGCGAGTGCCGTATACCCATGCCGACTGACAACGCCGTCAACACACTAGACGACTTACTGCAACAAGCGCTACTTCAAGGTGCATCGGATGTTCACTTTGAAAGTGGTGAAGATTTCTTTCGCGCACGATTTCGCATTGATGGCATCCTGCGGGTAGCAGCAACGCCTGCGCTGACACTCAGAGATGCCGTCGTATCTCGCATCAAAGTTTTAGCTCGTATGGACATTGCTGAAAAACGGCTGCCTCAAGACGGACGAATTCAATATCCCCATCTGGGACAAACCGTGGATTTGCGCATTAGCTCATTGCCGACTGTTTATGGGGAAAAAATTGTCGTCCGCATACTCAACTACAGCCGTGAACGTCCTGGTTTGGCCGCTCTGGGTTATGAACCTGATGAACGCGCCAAGTTAATACAAGCCCTCGGACAGCCTCACGGCTTAATTTTGATGACAGGACCAACCGGCTCAGGCAAAACCTTATCTTTGTATAGCTGCCTTGAGTTGCTCAATCGTCATGAAATCAACATTTCCACAGTTGAAGACCCTTCGGAAATTCACCTTCCGGGAGCCAATCAGGTCAACATCAATGAACGTGCAGGGTTGACATTTGCAAGTGCACTTCGTGCGCTTTTACGTCAAGACCCAGACGTGATCATGGTGGGTGAAATACGCGATCTGGAAACCGCAGAAATCGCCATCCAAGCTGCACAAACAGGGCATTTGGTTTTATCCACCTTGCACACCAACGATGCCACTGGGACATTGGCCCGTTTGCGGCATATGGGCATCGCAGCATTCAATGTTGCAGCCAGCGTGAGTCTGGTGACAGCTCAGCGCTTAGTGCGTCGTTTGTGTGAGCATTGCAAGCAAGCGATGGATGCGTCAGAAACCGAGTTTCTCTTGAGTAATTTAAATGACCAAGATCTGCGAACGATCCCAGCGGCTCTGCGCTCGCAAGCGATGCCACACAAAGCCATAGGTTGCGCATTGTGTGACCAAGGTTACAAAGGACGTATTGGCATTTATCAGGTTCTTCCGATCAGCCATGAGATGCAAGCACTGATCATGCGAGACAGTGATACTCACGCCTTGGCTGCTCAAGCCACGCATGAAGGTGTACGGACACTGCGCCAAGCAGGGTGGGTCAAGGTCATGCAAGGCCTCACATCCATGGAAGAAATCATGGCGCTGACGCACCATGACTAA
- the proB gene encoding glutamate 5-kinase, with protein sequence MTSSASTVLRDARRIVVKVGSSLVTNEGRGLDEQAIGEWCRQLSALVRDRREVIMVSSGAIAEGMKRLGWTARPQELHELQAAAAVGQMGLAHMYETKLRENGLGSAQVLLTHADLADRERYLNARSTLLTLLTHGVLPVINENDTVVNDEIKFGDNDTLGALVANLVEADALIILTDQKGLYTADPRCDPSATFVHEARAGDAKLEEMAGGAGSSIGKGGMITKILAAKRAAGSGASTVIAWGREPDALLRLTQGEAIGTLLVAQTQKQQARKQWMADHLQLRGSVTIDDGAVSKLKGDGSSLLPIGMTSVDGDFSRGEVIAILDNQGQEVARGLANYAAAEARLLCRKPSSQMSELLGYAAEPEMVHRDNLVLSK encoded by the coding sequence ATGACATCTTCAGCCTCTACCGTGTTGCGCGATGCTCGCCGCATCGTGGTCAAGGTCGGTTCTAGCTTAGTCACCAACGAAGGCCGTGGCTTAGACGAACAAGCCATCGGCGAATGGTGTCGCCAGCTCAGCGCATTGGTGCGCGATCGTCGTGAAGTGATCATGGTGTCCAGCGGTGCAATCGCCGAAGGTATGAAGCGATTGGGCTGGACAGCACGTCCACAAGAGTTGCACGAGTTGCAAGCCGCAGCTGCTGTCGGCCAAATGGGTTTGGCGCACATGTACGAAACCAAGCTGCGTGAAAACGGTTTGGGCTCTGCCCAAGTCTTGCTCACACACGCTGACCTCGCAGACCGTGAGCGTTACTTGAATGCCCGTTCTACTTTGTTGACGCTGCTCACGCACGGCGTGTTACCCGTCATCAACGAAAACGACACGGTGGTGAACGACGAAATCAAGTTCGGTGACAACGATACTTTGGGGGCTTTGGTTGCCAACTTGGTAGAGGCTGATGCGCTGATCATCTTGACCGACCAAAAAGGCTTGTACACCGCTGATCCGCGTTGCGACCCATCAGCCACCTTTGTGCATGAAGCACGCGCAGGTGACGCCAAGCTCGAAGAGATGGCGGGTGGCGCAGGCTCCAGCATTGGCAAGGGCGGCATGATCACCAAGATCTTGGCGGCCAAGCGTGCGGCTGGCTCGGGTGCCTCCACGGTGATTGCCTGGGGCCGTGAGCCCGATGCTTTGTTGCGTTTGACGCAAGGCGAAGCCATTGGCACTTTGCTGGTCGCACAAACCCAAAAACAACAAGCTCGCAAGCAGTGGATGGCTGACCATTTGCAACTGCGCGGCTCGGTCACCATTGACGATGGTGCGGTCAGCAAGCTCAAGGGCGATGGTTCCAGCCTCTTACCCATTGGCATGACCAGCGTGGATGGCGATTTCTCGCGCGGCGAAGTGATTGCCATTTTGGACAACCAAGGCCAAGAGGTGGCCCGTGGTTTGGCTAACTATGCAGCTGCCGAGGCCCGCTTGCTGTGTCGCAAACCGTCGAGTCAAATGTCTGAATTACTCGGCTACGCCGCCGAACCAGAGATGGTGCACCGCGACAACTTGGTGCTCTCCAAATAA
- the rplU gene encoding 50S ribosomal protein L21, which translates to MYAVIKTGGKQYRVAAGEKIKVEQIAADVGQEIVIDQVLAVGNGAELKIGTPLVSGATVKATIVAHGKHDKVRIFKMRRRKHYQKRQGHRQQFTELQIASING; encoded by the coding sequence ATGTACGCGGTCATAAAAACCGGTGGCAAACAGTATCGTGTTGCTGCTGGCGAAAAAATTAAAGTAGAACAGATTGCTGCGGACGTAGGCCAAGAGATCGTGATCGATCAAGTGTTGGCAGTCGGCAACGGCGCTGAACTCAAGATCGGCACTCCCTTGGTGTCCGGCGCAACTGTGAAAGCCACCATCGTGGCTCACGGTAAACACGACAAAGTTCGCATTTTCAAAATGCGTCGTCGTAAGCATTACCAAAAACGCCAAGGGCATCGTCAGCAGTTCACAGAACTGCAGATTGCTTCCATCAACGGTTAA
- a CDS encoding polyprenyl synthetase family protein, which translates to MAEVDRVIAQRLDSGVPLVGTVSQYIISAGGKRIRPALLLLMAGALGYADAQRYNLAAVVEFIHTATLLHDDVVDESTLRRGRPTANESFGNPASVLVGDFLYSRAFQMMVDSGEMRVMEVLAEATNVIAEGEVLQLMNMHDASLDEAGYLRVIRSKTAKLFEASTRLAAILAKSSPDVEAACADYGQALGTAFQVIDDVLDYDGDAKELGKNLGDDLREGKNTLPLIIAMQRGTPAQRQTIQSAIENGEMEALAEIVEIVRSTGALDATRAAASAEAERAIAALNVLPATAYRDALHALAAQLLDRRN; encoded by the coding sequence ATGGCAGAGGTTGACCGCGTCATCGCGCAACGCTTAGATTCGGGCGTTCCGCTGGTGGGCACCGTGTCGCAGTACATCATCTCTGCTGGCGGCAAGCGCATTCGCCCCGCCCTGCTCTTGCTCATGGCAGGCGCCTTGGGCTACGCCGATGCCCAGCGCTACAACTTGGCCGCCGTGGTGGAGTTCATCCACACAGCCACCTTGCTGCATGACGATGTGGTGGACGAATCCACCCTGCGCCGTGGCCGTCCGACGGCCAACGAATCGTTTGGCAACCCAGCAAGCGTGTTAGTAGGCGACTTTTTGTATTCCCGCGCCTTTCAAATGATGGTCGACTCGGGTGAAATGCGCGTCATGGAAGTGTTGGCTGAGGCCACCAACGTGATTGCCGAAGGCGAAGTGCTGCAGCTGATGAACATGCACGACGCCTCGCTAGACGAAGCTGGGTATTTACGCGTGATTCGCTCTAAAACAGCCAAGCTGTTTGAAGCCAGCACACGCTTGGCCGCCATTTTGGCCAAAAGCTCACCCGACGTGGAAGCCGCTTGCGCCGATTACGGCCAAGCCTTGGGCACGGCCTTTCAAGTGATTGACGATGTGCTCGACTATGACGGCGACGCCAAAGAGCTGGGCAAAAACTTGGGCGACGATTTACGCGAAGGCAAAAACACCTTACCGCTCATCATCGCCATGCAACGCGGCACGCCTGCACAACGCCAAACCATCCAAAGTGCGATTGAAAACGGCGAAATGGAGGCTTTGGCTGAAATCGTGGAAATTGTGCGCAGCACAGGCGCACTTGATGCCACGCGTGCTGCAGCCAGTGCAGAAGCTGAGCGCGCCATCGCTGCACTGAACGTTTTGCCAGCCACCGCGTATCGCGACGCGCTACATGCCTTGGCTGCACAGTTGCTTGATCGACGAAATTAA
- a CDS encoding A24 family peptidase, producing MCIGWKGCHAAGFAWAVCFTLLLAASAIDWQTQLLPDVLTQALVWLGLLAASFGWTQLEVTQAVWGAATGYVSLWSVATAFRRITGKHGMGAGDFKLLAGLGAWLGPLALLPVVILASVSGAMVGLWLQSNQRLTEEGHVPFGPFLAIGGVVVAVIGIEPIAMWMNW from the coding sequence ATGTGCATAGGATGGAAAGGCTGCCATGCCGCAGGCTTTGCTTGGGCCGTTTGCTTCACGCTGCTGCTAGCCGCCTCCGCCATCGACTGGCAAACACAACTCCTACCCGATGTGCTCACGCAAGCCTTGGTTTGGCTCGGACTCCTCGCTGCCTCATTCGGATGGACTCAACTAGAAGTGACACAGGCTGTTTGGGGCGCTGCCACAGGCTATGTTTCACTGTGGAGTGTCGCCACTGCGTTTAGACGTATCACCGGCAAGCACGGGATGGGCGCAGGCGACTTCAAACTCTTGGCAGGTCTTGGCGCATGGCTTGGGCCACTGGCCTTGCTGCCCGTCGTTATTTTGGCCAGCGTCAGCGGTGCGATGGTCGGGCTATGGCTCCAATCGAACCAACGTTTAACTGAAGAAGGGCATGTGCCGTTTGGACCTTTCTTGGCCATAGGAGGCGTTGTTGTGGCTGTCATTGGCATTGAGCCGATTGCCATGTGGATGAATTGGTGA
- a CDS encoding RNA pyrophosphohydrolase — protein sequence MLDREGFRPNVGIILLNQKNQVFWGKRIRTHSWQFPQGGIDRGETPEQAMIRELHEEVGLKPEHVRIVARTRDWLRYEVPDRFIRRDARGFYKGQKQIWFLLQMVAPDHHLNLRATDHPEFDAWRWNDYWVPLDVVVEFKRGVYEMALTELSRFLPRQDNRSRYLRGGGHQHASQEHSNRTKQFGAAMNIELPPGATFDPDPQAALRQPREGS from the coding sequence ATGCTTGACCGAGAAGGGTTCAGACCCAACGTCGGCATCATCTTGCTCAACCAGAAAAATCAGGTTTTTTGGGGCAAACGCATCCGCACCCACAGCTGGCAGTTTCCACAAGGCGGCATCGACCGCGGCGAAACGCCCGAGCAAGCCATGATTCGTGAATTGCACGAAGAAGTGGGGCTCAAGCCAGAGCATGTGCGCATCGTTGCCCGTACCCGTGATTGGTTGCGCTATGAGGTGCCAGACCGGTTCATCCGCCGTGACGCGCGCGGGTTTTACAAAGGCCAAAAGCAAATTTGGTTTTTGCTGCAGATGGTCGCGCCTGACCATCATTTGAATTTACGTGCCACCGATCACCCCGAGTTCGACGCTTGGCGTTGGAACGACTATTGGGTGCCGCTGGATGTGGTGGTGGAGTTCAAGCGTGGTGTGTACGAAATGGCGCTCACAGAGTTGTCGCGCTTTTTACCCCGCCAAGACAACCGCAGTCGCTACTTACGTGGCGGCGGGCATCAACACGCGTCACAAGAACACAGCAACCGCACCAAGCAATTTGGTGCAGCCATGAACATAGAGCTCCCCCCAGGCGCCACGTTTGACCCAGACCCGCAAGCGGCTTTGCGCCAACCGCGCGAAGGCTCATAA
- a CDS encoding HU family DNA-binding protein, giving the protein MNKTELIEHIASKSDISKAAATRALGSIIEAVKKTLKKGDTVTLVGFGTFSVSKRAARTGRNPRTGAALKIKAAKVPRFKPGKGLKDALN; this is encoded by the coding sequence GTGAACAAGACAGAACTGATTGAACACATCGCGAGCAAATCTGACATTTCTAAAGCTGCTGCCACCCGTGCACTTGGCTCCATCATTGAAGCTGTCAAGAAAACCCTCAAAAAGGGTGATACGGTGACCTTGGTGGGTTTCGGCACTTTCAGTGTCAGCAAGCGTGCAGCTCGTACCGGTCGCAACCCTCGCACTGGCGCTGCTTTGAAAATTAAGGCTGCTAAAGTGCCTCGTTTCAAGCCTGGTAAAGGCCTGAAAGATGCTTTGAATTAA
- the cgtA gene encoding Obg family GTPase CgtA, whose translation MKFVDEAYIDIAAGDGGNGCVSFRHEKYKEFGGPNGGDGGRGGHVFAVADPNLNTLVDFRYSRRHEAKRGQHGMGSDMFGHAGDDITLKMPVGTIITDAETGDVLFELLTPGEVITIAKGGDGGFGNMRFKSAINRAPRQKTPGWPGEKRSLKLELKVLADVGLLGMPNAGKSTFISAVSNARPKIADYPFTTLHPNLGVVRVGPEQSFVVADVPGLIEGASDGAGLGHQFLRHLQRTRLLLHLVDIAPFDDGVDPVAQAKAIVNELKKYDKALYDKPRWLVLNKLDMIGADERAAVVADFVKRLKYKGPVYQISALTREGCEPLIKDIYKHIKAQQVSEQPPEYVDPRFVEPTSE comes from the coding sequence ATGAAATTCGTAGACGAAGCCTATATCGACATCGCCGCTGGTGATGGGGGGAACGGCTGCGTCTCGTTCCGTCATGAAAAGTACAAAGAGTTCGGCGGCCCCAACGGTGGCGATGGCGGGCGCGGCGGCCATGTGTTCGCCGTGGCTGACCCCAACCTCAACACCTTGGTCGACTTCCGTTACTCGCGCCGCCACGAGGCCAAGCGCGGCCAACACGGCATGGGTTCCGACATGTTCGGCCATGCAGGCGATGACATCACTTTAAAGATGCCAGTGGGCACCATCATCACAGACGCCGAAACTGGCGACGTGTTGTTTGAGTTACTCACGCCAGGCGAGGTCATCACCATCGCCAAGGGCGGCGACGGCGGCTTTGGCAACATGCGTTTTAAGAGCGCGATCAACCGTGCGCCGCGCCAAAAAACACCTGGTTGGCCTGGCGAGAAGCGCAGCCTCAAACTCGAACTCAAAGTGTTGGCTGATGTGGGCTTGCTGGGCATGCCCAATGCCGGTAAATCGACGTTCATCTCGGCCGTCTCTAATGCGCGCCCCAAAATTGCCGACTATCCCTTCACCACCTTGCACCCCAATTTAGGGGTGGTGCGCGTGGGCCCAGAGCAAAGCTTTGTGGTGGCCGATGTGCCTGGCTTGATTGAAGGTGCGTCTGATGGTGCAGGCTTGGGGCACCAGTTTTTGCGTCACTTGCAGCGCACCCGTTTGTTGCTGCATCTTGTTGACATTGCGCCGTTTGATGACGGTGTGGACCCTGTGGCACAAGCCAAGGCCATCGTCAACGAACTCAAAAAATACGACAAGGCTTTGTACGACAAGCCCCGTTGGCTGGTGCTCAACAAGCTCGACATGATCGGTGCCGATGAGCGCGCCGCTGTGGTGGCCGACTTCGTCAAGCGATTGAAATACAAAGGTCCGGTCTATCAAATCTCGGCACTGACGCGTGAGGGGTGCGAGCCGTTGATCAAAGACATTTACAAACACATCAAAGCCCAGCAGGTCTCTGAGCAGCCGCCAGAGTACGTCGATCCACGCTTTGTTGAGCCAACGTCAGAATAA
- the rpmA gene encoding 50S ribosomal protein L27, with translation MAQKKGGGSTRNGRDSKPKMLGVKAFGGELISAGSIIVRQRGTKFHPGVNVGVGKDHTLFALVDGHVSFGVKGALNKHMVNITPV, from the coding sequence ATGGCACAGAAAAAAGGCGGCGGCTCTACGCGCAACGGGCGTGATTCCAAGCCCAAAATGCTCGGTGTGAAAGCTTTCGGCGGTGAGTTGATCTCTGCTGGCTCCATCATCGTGCGTCAACGTGGTACCAAGTTCCATCCCGGCGTGAACGTCGGCGTGGGCAAAGACCACACTTTGTTCGCATTGGTTGACGGCCACGTCTCGTTCGGCGTTAAAGGCGCTTTGAACAAGCACATGGTCAACATCACACCCGTTTGA
- a CDS encoding type II secretion system F family protein, translating into MTKHHYVWRGIDRKGQSVRGTFEAHSSEEVRFFLRQQRIRAKSISKQLHIPSWLRIRHSKKVSVRDVTQLTRQLATLLHAGVPLLQALDILERSESNTALAQTLRSLRTQIEGGAALNLALRQHSEFDALYCNLVAVGELTGMLDTMLLRLAIHLEKSNALHANIRSALVYPVAVLSIAVGVLVLILWFVVPAFQNIFSSFGAELPWLTQAVISMSQALQDHGIGLFLFLLVASIGFKRMLATHPTWQYTLHKRLLQLPVAGPLTRHACTARWSRTLATLFAAGIPLTEALDAAQGVTGHLLFQNATREIQARLIQGERLSHALDNSQGLFPQMLIQMCAIGEEAGALEQMLEKTAEHYEQEVEHTVARLSTLLEPFIMVVLGVLIGGLVMALYLPIFQLGQVV; encoded by the coding sequence ATGACTAAACATCACTACGTATGGCGAGGCATCGACCGTAAGGGCCAATCCGTAAGAGGTACTTTTGAAGCCCACAGCTCAGAAGAAGTACGGTTTTTTCTTAGGCAACAACGCATTCGTGCCAAAAGTATCAGCAAGCAGCTGCACATCCCCTCGTGGTTACGCATTCGACACTCGAAGAAAGTTTCTGTACGTGATGTCACCCAACTCACACGACAGTTGGCGACATTGCTTCATGCTGGCGTACCTTTGCTGCAAGCCCTTGACATTTTGGAACGCAGCGAAAGTAACACCGCCTTGGCTCAGACTTTGCGAAGTCTACGCACGCAAATCGAAGGTGGCGCAGCCTTGAATTTGGCGTTACGTCAACATTCAGAATTCGATGCCTTGTATTGCAACTTAGTGGCTGTAGGCGAATTAACTGGCATGCTCGACACCATGCTGTTGCGTTTAGCCATCCATCTTGAAAAATCAAACGCATTGCATGCCAACATTCGTTCCGCCTTGGTCTACCCTGTGGCGGTATTGAGTATTGCAGTGGGCGTGCTGGTTTTGATTTTGTGGTTTGTGGTGCCTGCCTTTCAAAATATCTTTTCTTCTTTTGGAGCTGAACTCCCGTGGTTAACTCAGGCTGTGATCAGCATGAGTCAAGCCTTGCAAGACCATGGCATTGGTCTATTCTTATTTTTATTAGTGGCAAGCATTGGCTTCAAACGCATGCTTGCCACACATCCCACATGGCAATACACCCTACACAAACGACTCTTACAGTTACCGGTCGCTGGGCCATTGACACGCCACGCCTGCACCGCACGATGGAGTCGAACATTAGCCACATTGTTTGCAGCAGGCATCCCTCTGACAGAAGCACTTGATGCCGCACAAGGCGTGACAGGACACTTGCTGTTTCAAAATGCCACTCGGGAGATTCAGGCGCGACTCATTCAAGGAGAGCGCCTGTCTCATGCACTTGACAATTCGCAAGGCTTGTTTCCACAGATGTTGATTCAAATGTGTGCCATTGGCGAAGAAGCAGGTGCACTAGAACAGATGCTAGAAAAAACTGCAGAACATTACGAACAAGAGGTAGAACACACAGTCGCTCGACTGTCTACACTCTTAGAACCCTTCATCATGGTGGTGTTGGGTGTGTTGATCGGTGGATTAGTCATGGCTTTGTATCTTCCAATTTTTCAGCTGGGACAAGTGGTATGA
- a CDS encoding DNA gyrase inhibitor YacG encodes MNDAEVRIVVCPQCGGPSRYETANKYRPFCGERCRNIDLGAWANEEHRLPDETPQDDADFENTPLH; translated from the coding sequence ATGAACGACGCTGAGGTTCGCATCGTCGTATGCCCCCAATGTGGCGGCCCTAGCCGCTACGAGACTGCCAACAAATACCGCCCCTTTTGCGGCGAACGATGCCGCAACATTGACTTAGGCGCTTGGGCCAACGAAGAACACCGGTTACCCGACGAAACCCCACAAGACGACGCAGATTTCGAGAATACGCCGCTGCACTGA
- the mutT gene encoding 8-oxo-dGTP diphosphatase MutT has product MSHLEVRVVDADQPRSADRRLVQVAVGVLLRADNAFLLTSRPEGKAYAGYWEFPGGKLEAGETVEQALRRELQEEIGITIQDCTVWKTERIDYPHALVQLNFCQVTQWTGELQMLESQSFAWQQLPVDVKPVLPGTLPVLQWFAQERNFTGATHSD; this is encoded by the coding sequence ATGTCCCACCTAGAAGTGCGCGTGGTCGATGCGGACCAACCGCGATCAGCTGATCGACGTTTGGTTCAAGTGGCGGTAGGTGTGTTGCTGCGTGCTGACAACGCGTTCTTGCTGACGAGTCGCCCAGAGGGCAAAGCTTATGCAGGCTATTGGGAATTTCCGGGGGGGAAGCTCGAAGCAGGTGAAACCGTTGAGCAGGCGTTGCGTCGCGAACTGCAAGAAGAAATTGGCATCACCATTCAAGACTGCACCGTGTGGAAAACCGAGCGCATTGACTATCCACATGCGCTGGTGCAACTGAATTTTTGTCAAGTGACCCAATGGACGGGCGAGCTGCAGATGCTGGAGTCTCAGTCGTTTGCTTGGCAGCAATTGCCTGTTGATGTGAAGCCCGTGTTGCCTGGCACCTTGCCTGTGCTGCAGTGGTTTGCACAAGAGCGCAATTTCACGGGAGCCACACACAGCGATTGA
- a CDS encoding H-NS histone family protein, with protein MARTTVANQLAAIRKQRELLDKKEQALKSKSHDKVLSKIVAMAKEAGLTAADITKALSAGKPAKAGKGPKTAKKGALAGKKVAPKYRNPANPEQTWTGRGVSPTWVQALKAAGTLDSALITQSAAV; from the coding sequence ATGGCACGTACTACCGTTGCAAATCAATTGGCCGCTATCCGTAAACAGCGTGAATTGTTAGACAAAAAAGAGCAGGCATTGAAGTCCAAATCGCATGACAAGGTTTTGTCAAAAATTGTTGCCATGGCGAAAGAGGCTGGACTGACCGCTGCTGATATCACCAAAGCTTTGAGTGCAGGCAAGCCTGCTAAGGCTGGAAAAGGCCCCAAAACTGCAAAAAAAGGCGCGTTGGCGGGCAAGAAAGTTGCACCTAAATACCGCAATCCAGCCAATCCAGAGCAAACTTGGACAGGCCGCGGCGTTTCTCCAACTTGGGTGCAAGCTTTGAAAGCTGCAGGTACATTAGACTCAGCGTTGATCACACAATCTGCTGCTGTTTAA
- the coaE gene encoding dephospho-CoA kinase (Dephospho-CoA kinase (CoaE) performs the final step in coenzyme A biosynthesis.) — protein sequence MTLTPPLLRIGLTGGIGSGKSTVAQMLAKRGATVIDADAISRQTTAKGGAALPAIAKTFGANFITIEGTLDRERMRDRVFGDSTAKQTLESIIHPLVALETQRQTQAAIDQGARTLVFDVPLLIESGSRWRAQVDFVLLVDCAPETQIQRVMARNDLSRETVLQIMAAQAPRSQKLTAADWTIHNDGISLDELRACVHDLPLAPT from the coding sequence ATGACTCTCACGCCTCCTCTTCTTCGCATCGGTTTAACTGGCGGCATTGGCAGCGGCAAAAGCACAGTGGCTCAGATGCTTGCTAAACGAGGTGCCACAGTCATCGATGCGGACGCCATCTCTCGCCAAACCACAGCGAAAGGCGGTGCAGCACTTCCTGCAATCGCCAAGACCTTCGGCGCAAACTTCATCACCATTGAGGGCACGCTTGACCGTGAGCGCATGCGAGACCGTGTGTTCGGTGATTCAACAGCCAAACAAACACTCGAGTCCATCATTCATCCTTTAGTGGCCTTGGAAACACAGCGTCAAACACAAGCAGCCATTGATCAAGGGGCTCGCACACTGGTTTTTGACGTACCTTTGCTGATCGAGTCGGGGTCTCGCTGGCGTGCCCAAGTCGACTTCGTTTTACTGGTTGACTGTGCACCCGAAACACAAATTCAACGCGTCATGGCTCGCAATGATTTGAGCCGAGAAACCGTTCTACAGATCATGGCTGCACAGGCGCCTCGCTCCCAAAAACTGACGGCGGCTGACTGGACCATTCACAACGATGGCATCTCTTTGGATGAGTTGCGAGCTTGTGTGCACGATCTGCCGCTGGCCCCGACTTAA